From a single Apium graveolens cultivar Ventura chromosome 2, ASM990537v1, whole genome shotgun sequence genomic region:
- the LOC141706056 gene encoding uncharacterized protein LOC141706056, whose product MEGDSIKTTTTTTTAPTTSESDVVKVQHITKASSDELLSKFAQVGGPNNKLALTLVTNKNKKLNLGKRQRTSNRSNADGSVCDSPTSVGVADSKSLLPPANKRATAAVMRRLGIGKASLRSRIHNNKSLLGTIEKTWRKTLKGASKILIEKHYNRHKRLISDFA is encoded by the exons ATGGAGGGCGATAGCATCAAGACTACTACGACTACTACTACTGCCCCTACTACTTCTGAATCTGATGTTGTGAAAGTTCAGCATATAACAAAGGCGTCTTCGGATGAGCTGCTCAGTAAATTTGCTCAAGTAGGAGGTCCTAATAATAAACTCGCTCTCACTCTTGTTACTAACAAGAATAAGAAGTTAAATTTGGGGAAACGCCAGAGGACTAGTAACAGATCAAATGCGGATGGGTCTGTTTGCGATAGCCCTACGAGTGTTGGTGTTGCTGATAGCAAATCACTGCTTCCTCCTGCTAATAAGAGAGCAACCGCAGCTGTTATGCGTCGGCTTGGAATAGGAAAGGCCAGTCTCAGGTCCAGGATTCACAACAACAAGTCCCTTCTAGGAACTATCGAAAAG ACATGGAGAAAAACTCTGAAAGGTGCTTCGAAGATCCTCATAGAAAAACATTACAACCGGCACAAGCGTTTAATCAGTGACTTTGCTTAG